One genomic window of Calditrichota bacterium includes the following:
- a CDS encoding sigma-54-dependent Fis family transcriptional regulator, producing FRADLYYRLNVVTINVPPLRDRREDIPLIAEFFRRKFSGEIRKTVRGYTEEAMRLLKNHHWPGNIRELKNMIERAVLIVDDGEMIDCDALAFSGKDYFAAGGRERRKNANSTITFNTLNLEELERESIYQALEVSKWIQKDAAKLLGISPRSLNYKIKFHNITHPSWKKNV from the coding sequence ATTTTCGCGCGGATTTGTATTACCGGCTGAATGTGGTCACCATCAATGTGCCGCCACTGCGAGATCGACGGGAAGACATTCCGCTGATCGCCGAGTTCTTTCGCCGCAAATTCAGCGGAGAAATTCGAAAAACGGTTCGCGGATACACCGAAGAGGCAATGCGTCTGTTAAAAAATCATCATTGGCCTGGAAATATTCGCGAGTTGAAAAATATGATCGAACGCGCCGTGCTGATTGTCGATGACGGAGAAATGATAGACTGCGACGCGCTGGCGTTTTCCGGGAAAGATTATTTTGCCGCTGGCGGTCGCGAGCGAAGAAAAAATGCCAACAGCACCATTACTTTCAACACGCTGAACTTGGAAGAATTGGAAAGAGAATCCATCTACCAGGCACTGGAAGTGAGCAAATGGATTCAAAAAGATGCGGCAAAATTGCTGGGCATTTCCCCGCGGTCTTTGAATTACAAAATTAAGTTTCACAACATTACCCATCCAAGCTGGAAAAAGAACGTGTAA